Proteins co-encoded in one Spirosoma endbachense genomic window:
- a CDS encoding caspase family protein, giving the protein MKRIVIVFWGILLFAKSLLAQQTGIITSASGWVKTVRQVAPVITWQSPQLTRSEQKVPTVRITACIQSVEPLSYHFFQNGKEIPNKRTGFKHVECGQELTEEITLEPGANEIHLTATNPAGTTTSDSRYVTYKMGPQTPPSPNAPKRLALVVANASYPKAALRNPINDGRTIRDYLQKVGFEVVLRENLPLRELKRTVDTFLVDLGRQKQNVGLVFYAGHGLMVNGDNYLQPVDADPSTEPDVEFECYPLRRLVAKMEQANPTGANLVFWDACRNNPYRSWNRSMGDPIHTTIAPPVGTMIVYATEPGKVASDGLEKNGLFTSELIRHIEEPGVDIYGLIERIDAGLEERGIKQPPYSEGRLRGKFYFVKPE; this is encoded by the coding sequence ATGAAAAGAATAGTAATCGTTTTTTGGGGAATCTTACTCTTCGCCAAATCCTTGCTGGCGCAGCAGACGGGCATTATAACCAGCGCCAGCGGCTGGGTAAAAACGGTCAGGCAGGTCGCGCCCGTCATTACCTGGCAAAGTCCGCAACTGACACGGTCGGAGCAAAAAGTGCCAACCGTGCGGATAACTGCGTGCATACAATCGGTGGAGCCACTTAGCTACCATTTTTTTCAGAACGGCAAAGAAATCCCAAATAAACGGACCGGTTTTAAGCATGTCGAATGTGGGCAGGAGCTTACCGAAGAAATTACACTTGAGCCAGGGGCCAACGAAATACACCTGACCGCAACGAACCCCGCCGGAACAACCACGTCCGACTCGCGTTATGTGACGTATAAAATGGGGCCACAGACTCCGCCATCACCGAATGCTCCCAAGCGTTTGGCTCTGGTGGTAGCCAATGCAAGTTACCCGAAAGCAGCGCTTCGTAATCCAATCAACGACGGGCGAACCATTCGGGATTACCTGCAAAAAGTAGGTTTTGAGGTCGTGTTGCGGGAGAATCTGCCACTCCGCGAATTGAAGCGAACAGTTGACACGTTTCTGGTCGATTTAGGGCGTCAGAAGCAAAATGTCGGGCTGGTTTTTTACGCTGGTCATGGGCTGATGGTTAATGGTGATAACTACCTGCAACCCGTTGATGCCGATCCGTCAACCGAGCCCGATGTAGAGTTTGAGTGCTATCCATTACGGCGATTGGTTGCTAAAATGGAGCAGGCAAATCCGACAGGTGCTAACCTGGTATTCTGGGATGCCTGCCGCAATAATCCGTACCGATCCTGGAATCGGAGTATGGGCGATCCTATCCACACCACCATTGCACCACCCGTTGGCACCATGATCGTATATGCCACGGAGCCAGGTAAAGTAGCCTCCGACGGCCTGGAGAAGAATGGCTTGTTTACCAGCGAGTTAATCCGACACATCGAAGAACCTGGGGTTGATATCTACGGGCTCATCGAGCGTATTGATGCCGGTCTGGAAGAACGGGGCATCAAGCAACCACCCTACAGCGAAGGGCGGCTGCGCGGTAAATTCTACTTCGTTAAACCTGAATAA
- a CDS encoding LamG-like jellyroll fold domain-containing protein, which translates to MKKFLPTLWLLRLVSCFVLCWVVGACKWNLDTRSFPKCESPTAKINYQANLLSVTFSLSALTGTTDDVKWDFGDGQSGSSTVSVSIPHSYTASGTYAVKANLTNKCGDAYTASTSITISNVVPPTVTIQDLDPTTITMNSAALRMTVTSNGNGVISRYGLCYSTTNNPPTIADQVIDSKSNPTVGTANAFTITQLQPGTTYYVRAFAINSAAPSYSSDVRTFTTPPLLPVVTTIGTSSLDRSTALVLFRLDNAGIPAAIRYGICYSSTTNDPKLPGSLTTEITGPVVGANTSVTLTNLSINTRYYYRSFAVYGDNQVVYGDVLPFTTLDFDLTTGLVASFPFDGNASDVSGNGNHATLKNGPTFTANRKGGDQTALYFDGVDDYIEIADNASLRPASISISVWIKPSAAARTSRMQIFMKNNFADGEQEQYSAIVKEIPVGSSATKPYINFDIKQQSNCVQSKGWQDLELSDLVLVDIWQHLVFVYSGRTMIVYQNGKAIRSKTDLTQTFIDNCIGGTLKFGAQSKNFPNYFQGAMDDIRVYNIPLNQDQVDALYSRQ; encoded by the coding sequence ATGAAGAAATTTTTACCGACGCTTTGGTTGCTTCGTTTAGTAAGTTGTTTTGTATTATGTTGGGTAGTTGGTGCCTGTAAATGGAATCTGGATACCCGTTCATTCCCCAAGTGTGAAAGCCCCACAGCAAAAATTAATTATCAGGCCAATTTACTGAGCGTAACATTTTCGCTGTCAGCTTTAACGGGAACCACCGACGATGTGAAGTGGGATTTTGGTGATGGACAATCAGGAAGTTCGACCGTTTCGGTTTCTATTCCACATTCATACACGGCTTCGGGAACATACGCTGTTAAAGCCAATCTGACCAATAAGTGCGGAGATGCTTACACGGCCAGTACAAGCATAACAATCAGTAATGTTGTTCCGCCCACGGTTACCATTCAGGACCTCGATCCGACTACCATAACTATGAATTCAGCGGCCCTTCGCATGACCGTAACCAGTAATGGCAACGGAGTGATTAGCCGGTACGGTTTATGTTATTCCACAACCAATAATCCACCGACAATTGCGGATCAGGTCATTGACAGTAAATCGAATCCAACGGTAGGAACGGCAAACGCATTTACAATAACTCAATTGCAGCCCGGTACGACTTATTACGTTCGCGCTTTTGCGATCAATAGTGCTGCTCCCAGCTATAGTTCAGATGTAAGAACGTTTACAACGCCACCTTTACTCCCGGTTGTAACAACTATTGGGACAAGTTCGCTCGATCGGAGTACGGCTTTGGTGTTATTCAGGCTGGATAATGCAGGCATTCCAGCTGCTATTCGTTACGGTATCTGCTATTCCAGTACGACAAATGATCCCAAACTACCCGGTTCATTGACAACTGAGATTACCGGCCCAGTTGTTGGAGCCAATACGTCTGTAACACTAACTAACCTGTCTATCAACACAAGGTATTACTATCGGTCGTTCGCGGTGTATGGAGATAATCAGGTTGTTTATGGAGACGTTCTCCCGTTTACTACGCTCGATTTTGACCTGACCACTGGTTTAGTGGCCAGCTTTCCATTCGATGGAAATGCCAGTGATGTTAGCGGAAACGGCAATCATGCGACACTAAAGAACGGGCCAACGTTTACGGCTAACCGTAAGGGTGGGGATCAGACGGCTCTATATTTCGACGGTGTAGACGATTACATCGAAATTGCGGATAATGCCAGCTTACGCCCGGCCAGTATTTCAATTAGTGTCTGGATTAAACCAAGCGCAGCGGCCCGAACATCCAGGATGCAGATTTTTATGAAAAACAACTTCGCCGATGGCGAACAGGAGCAATATAGCGCCATTGTCAAGGAGATACCAGTTGGGTCTTCGGCTACGAAACCATACATCAATTTCGACATTAAGCAACAGAGCAACTGTGTTCAGAGTAAAGGCTGGCAGGATCTGGAACTGTCTGACCTGGTTTTGGTGGATATCTGGCAGCATCTGGTTTTTGTTTACTCGGGTAGAACCATGATCGTGTATCAAAATGGGAAAGCGATCCGCTCAAAAACGGATTTGACACAAACCTTTATCGATAACTGTATTGGTGGTACCTTAAAATTTGGGGCGCAGTCGAAAAACTTTCCGAATTATTTTCAGGGTGCTATGGACGATATTCGAGTCTATAATATACCCCTAAATCAGGATCAGGTCGATGCGCTTTATAGTCGCCAATAA
- a CDS encoding MlaE family ABC transporter permease, producing MQSDTTNSANKSSSKPVVTRRLDKFFLNLADVSAFVGRFFREAFIPPYEFKEIIRQCYEVGYRSLLLISTTGFITGIVFTNQSRPSLSEFGATSWLPSLIAIAIVRALGPLVTALIASGKVGSSIGAELGSMNVTEQIDAMEVSGTNPFKFLVVSRVLATSITIPVLTMYTIFVGLLGAFINVNQNEQTSFVSYFQEVFGAITYTDIFASITKSIVFGFTIGMVGCYKGYHSSKGTEGVGKAANASVVTAMFLVFIEELLSLQIITAIRGN from the coding sequence ATGCAGTCAGACACCACCAACTCCGCCAATAAATCATCCAGTAAGCCCGTCGTTACCCGGCGGCTGGATAAGTTCTTTTTAAATCTGGCCGATGTTTCGGCCTTTGTCGGACGCTTCTTTCGGGAAGCGTTTATTCCTCCCTATGAATTTAAGGAGATTATCCGGCAGTGCTATGAAGTAGGTTATCGATCGTTGTTGCTGATCTCAACAACGGGTTTTATAACCGGTATCGTGTTTACCAATCAGTCGCGACCGTCATTGTCTGAATTTGGAGCAACCTCGTGGCTACCTTCCCTCATTGCCATTGCCATTGTGCGAGCCTTAGGGCCACTCGTAACCGCCCTGATTGCATCCGGCAAAGTCGGGTCGAGCATTGGTGCCGAACTGGGGTCAATGAACGTAACAGAGCAAATCGATGCGATGGAAGTATCGGGCACAAACCCATTCAAGTTCCTGGTAGTGAGTCGTGTACTGGCCACATCGATCACGATTCCCGTTCTGACCATGTATACCATTTTTGTCGGACTTCTGGGCGCCTTCATTAATGTGAATCAGAACGAGCAAACCAGCTTTGTGTCCTATTTTCAGGAGGTCTTTGGAGCCATCACGTACACCGATATTTTCGCTTCCATCACAAAATCAATTGTATTTGGTTTTACGATCGGCATGGTCGGTTGCTACAAAGGCTATCATTCCTCAAAAGGGACTGAGGGCGTTGGTAAGGCGGCCAATGCATCCGTTGTAACAGCCATGTTTCTGGTCTTCATCGAAGAATTGCTGTCGCTTCAGATCATTACCGCCATTCGAGGCAACTAG
- a CDS encoding ABC transporter ATP-binding protein, producing MTQPTDPVISIHGLKKSFGDLHVLRGIDLDVSRGENVVVLGRSGTGKSVLIKIIVGLLKPDAGSVIVLGQDVEKLRDQELDLFRQKVGFSFQSSALYDSMSIRENLEFPLIRNVRDLTQGEIDRAVEEALDDVGLSQTINQMPSELSGGQRKRIGIARTLMLKPEIMLYDEPTAGLDPITSIEINNLINEVKERFKATSIIITHDLTCAKSTGDRVAMLLDGRFERVGPFEEVFADPDERIQQFYNYKFVD from the coding sequence ATGACACAACCAACCGATCCAGTTATCAGTATCCACGGCCTGAAAAAGTCGTTTGGCGACTTACACGTACTGCGCGGCATTGATCTGGATGTTAGCCGGGGCGAAAATGTTGTCGTGTTGGGTCGTTCTGGTACAGGAAAGTCAGTGTTGATCAAAATTATTGTTGGTTTATTGAAGCCCGACGCCGGAAGCGTTATTGTGCTGGGCCAGGACGTTGAAAAACTTCGCGACCAAGAACTCGATCTGTTCCGTCAGAAAGTTGGCTTCTCGTTTCAGAGCAGTGCATTATATGACAGTATGAGCATTCGTGAAAATCTGGAGTTTCCGCTCATTCGCAATGTTCGGGATCTGACGCAGGGGGAAATTGACCGCGCCGTTGAAGAAGCCCTGGACGATGTTGGTTTATCGCAAACGATCAACCAGATGCCCTCGGAGCTTTCGGGTGGTCAGCGCAAGCGAATTGGCATTGCCCGAACCTTAATGCTGAAGCCCGAGATCATGCTCTACGACGAACCAACGGCCGGCCTCGATCCGATTACCAGTATCGAGATCAACAACCTGATCAATGAAGTTAAAGAACGCTTTAAAGCGACCTCCATTATCATTACTCACGATTTGACCTGTGCGAAATCCACTGGCGATCGTGTGGCAATGCTTCTGGATGGGCGCTTTGAGCGAGTTGGCCCTTTCGAGGAGGTTTTTGCCGACCCCGATGAGCGCATACAGCAGTTTTACAATTACAAATTTGTTGATTAG
- a CDS encoding MlaD family protein: MSTESNKRAVVVGIFVLLGIIIFVAGVFVLGGQQKRFTKSIRLIAVFKDVSGLKAGNNVWFSGVKVGTVKRVSIYSNAQVEVDMDVEQSSKQFIRKDASASISSDGLIGNKIVVIVGGTNSHPEVEDGDRLQTQAALSSDQIMATLQENNNNLLRVTNDFKELVGNLRKGKGTVGAVLTDSIVANNFKRAMLNLEKASDNTVKVTGAVSQFAAKLNAKGTLANELVTDTTVFRQLSRSAGRLESAATSADVAVGSLRKSTENFNRASEKLNNNNSPLGVLLTDQETANNLRITLRNLNRGSALLNEDLKAAQNNFLLRGFFKKQAKEDAKRKADSTATKP, from the coding sequence ATGAGTACAGAATCGAACAAACGCGCTGTTGTTGTTGGCATATTTGTTCTGCTAGGCATTATCATCTTTGTTGCAGGGGTGTTTGTGCTGGGCGGGCAACAAAAACGCTTCACGAAAAGCATCCGTCTCATTGCCGTTTTCAAAGATGTATCGGGCCTCAAAGCAGGTAACAACGTCTGGTTTTCAGGCGTTAAAGTCGGAACGGTTAAGCGAGTCAGTATCTATAGCAATGCGCAGGTAGAAGTAGACATGGACGTCGAACAGAGTTCGAAGCAGTTCATCCGGAAAGACGCCAGTGCAAGCATTAGCTCGGATGGGCTGATTGGCAACAAAATTGTTGTCATTGTGGGCGGAACCAATAGTCATCCTGAGGTTGAAGACGGCGACCGGCTGCAAACCCAGGCGGCCCTAAGCTCAGACCAAATTATGGCAACGCTACAGGAAAATAATAACAACCTGTTGCGCGTAACCAACGACTTTAAAGAGCTGGTCGGAAATCTTAGGAAGGGAAAAGGCACAGTAGGCGCTGTGCTGACCGATTCGATCGTTGCCAACAACTTTAAACGGGCCATGCTAAACCTGGAAAAGGCGTCGGACAACACCGTAAAGGTCACGGGCGCAGTGTCACAATTTGCGGCTAAATTAAATGCAAAGGGAACGTTAGCCAATGAACTGGTGACAGATACAACTGTTTTCCGCCAGTTAAGCCGCTCGGCTGGTCGGCTGGAAAGTGCGGCAACGTCGGCCGATGTCGCCGTTGGCAGCCTACGAAAATCGACGGAAAACTTTAACCGTGCATCCGAAAAACTCAATAACAACAACAGTCCGTTGGGTGTGTTACTAACCGATCAGGAAACGGCGAACAACCTTCGGATTACGCTCCGGAATCTAAACAGGGGTAGCGCTTTGCTCAATGAAGACTTGAAAGCTGCTCAGAATAATTTCCTGTTGCGTGGTTTTTTCAAGAAGCAAGCGAAAGAAGATGCCAAGCGTAAGGCAGATAGTACAGCCACAAAACCGTAG
- a CDS encoding immunoglobulin domain-containing family protein, protein MLGYHWTALCLAMLTFTSRYNSYAQAKKQENSFPTYQQIKPKDSEIIDQVSPPSSSTIYSRIINTSSARFPLNLFDYPAGTVTYYLNNQPTTDVKYVKEVLNNKSISVETISVDKPTEDGKRIIRIRYEAL, encoded by the coding sequence ATGTTGGGCTATCATTGGACTGCTCTTTGTCTGGCCATGCTTACGTTTACAAGCCGATATAACTCGTATGCACAGGCCAAAAAACAGGAGAATTCATTTCCTACCTACCAACAGATCAAGCCCAAAGATTCGGAGATTATCGACCAGGTATCTCCGCCGAGTTCGTCAACAATATATAGCCGGATTATTAATACCAGTTCGGCTCGATTTCCCCTGAATTTGTTTGATTATCCAGCCGGAACGGTAACATATTACCTGAATAATCAGCCCACAACCGACGTCAAATACGTTAAAGAAGTGCTCAATAATAAAAGCATCTCTGTCGAAACGATTTCTGTAGATAAGCCTACCGAAGATGGGAAACGAATTATCAGAATACGGTATGAAGCGCTTTAA
- a CDS encoding FKBP-type peptidyl-prolyl cis-trans isomerase → MQISKHKVAAIHYTLRDDAGNILDSSQERDPLYYLHGKGNLIPGMEEGLEGKAKGDKAKIDVVPEKGYGKRNPQLIQEVPIKAFGGQKIEVGMQFETNQGELITVTQVGPETVTVDGNHPLADQNLHFDVEVVEVRDATPDELAHGHVHGPGGHH, encoded by the coding sequence ATGCAGATCTCGAAACATAAAGTAGCCGCCATCCACTATACCCTTCGTGATGATGCAGGCAACATCCTGGATTCGAGCCAGGAACGTGACCCGCTCTATTACCTTCATGGCAAGGGTAACCTGATTCCAGGAATGGAAGAAGGGTTGGAAGGAAAAGCCAAAGGCGACAAAGCAAAAATAGATGTAGTTCCTGAAAAGGGCTATGGCAAACGAAATCCCCAACTGATTCAGGAGGTTCCAATCAAAGCGTTTGGTGGCCAGAAAATAGAAGTTGGGATGCAGTTTGAAACCAATCAGGGCGAGTTGATCACCGTAACGCAGGTAGGACCGGAAACGGTTACCGTTGATGGCAATCACCCATTGGCCGACCAGAATCTGCATTTCGACGTTGAAGTCGTTGAGGTACGCGACGCGACGCCTGACGAACTGGCGCATGGCCACGTTCATGGTCCCGGTGGGCATCATTAA
- a CDS encoding fasciclin domain-containing protein, translating to MTTKSCFGWAMGFALLIGVNITTTAQDQNTATQPSAAATSNMGMPGANLKSGVSTGKDLAISAAKSADHTILFRALRVSGLTEQASSKGPFTVFAPTNEAFNKLPEGTVDGLLQPAAKAKLVKLLAYHVVKGKLTSDQLQDGQKLKTVTGGTLTVGKQGDTVTITDGAGNTATVNAADVETTNGIVHSIDTVLMPAEGGK from the coding sequence ATGACAACGAAATCGTGTTTCGGCTGGGCGATGGGATTCGCTCTACTTATTGGGGTCAATATAACCACTACGGCTCAGGATCAGAATACCGCGACTCAGCCTAGTGCTGCTGCTACCAGTAATATGGGTATGCCAGGAGCGAATCTAAAATCAGGAGTTTCGACCGGTAAAGATCTGGCGATCAGTGCCGCTAAATCGGCCGATCATACCATTTTATTTCGGGCATTGCGCGTATCGGGGCTGACCGAACAGGCTAGTAGTAAAGGCCCTTTCACTGTGTTTGCTCCTACCAATGAGGCTTTCAATAAATTACCGGAAGGCACGGTCGATGGACTTCTGCAACCAGCGGCTAAAGCAAAACTTGTCAAACTATTAGCCTATCACGTTGTAAAAGGCAAGCTAACATCCGATCAATTGCAGGACGGCCAGAAGCTCAAAACAGTAACGGGTGGCACATTAACCGTTGGTAAACAGGGCGATACAGTTACCATTACCGATGGGGCAGGTAACACCGCGACCGTTAACGCGGCCGATGTTGAAACTACAAACGGAATCGTTCATTCAATTGATACAGTGCTGATGCCTGCAGAAGGAGGCAAATAG
- a CDS encoding L,D-transpeptidase family protein → MDKRKIWIGVAILAGLVIVFFVGRQVLLWQKTKQEEKQNREQALRQRKQALRQLNQAKQTLHQVCQYADSVGIDTSRFTISSTVSKDDIAEKIAQLLMETRYGKKPSRIEFSGLPEAVDSSWSEKISTTFSPAAITDVASFTPYNQLVKHYNRLRNRKASPGVADSLRLIRQTLNFYRYINRFDPDKFVVVNIPAGELNVFDRSGKRFLPMKVITGKKDKRTPCMTTYIKDIVAYPYWNVPKSIAINEMLPKIRKNLAFLNNQNLQVLDSRNREVDPEDIDWESLSETNFPYRIRQASGCENSLGLIKFDLENPLAIYLHDTNGRDMFTLTTDRWRSHGCVRVQKPVELANFVLGKQTFDAGFMNRCLIDQKPQTLSIPKRFPVFITYNIADVDAAGQLHFYNDVYGLGN, encoded by the coding sequence ATGGATAAACGTAAAATATGGATTGGGGTGGCCATTCTGGCCGGATTAGTGATCGTATTCTTTGTCGGTCGCCAGGTGCTACTCTGGCAGAAGACAAAACAGGAAGAGAAACAAAACCGGGAGCAGGCTTTGCGTCAGCGGAAGCAGGCCTTGCGTCAGCTTAACCAGGCAAAGCAAACTTTGCACCAGGTTTGCCAATATGCCGACTCAGTAGGCATCGATACGAGCCGCTTCACGATCAGTAGCACCGTTTCTAAAGATGATATTGCTGAAAAAATCGCCCAGTTATTAATGGAAACACGGTATGGCAAGAAGCCATCCCGTATAGAATTCAGTGGCCTTCCAGAAGCCGTTGATTCATCGTGGTCCGAAAAGATCAGTACAACCTTCTCGCCCGCAGCCATTACCGATGTTGCCTCCTTTACGCCGTATAATCAGTTAGTGAAGCACTATAACCGATTGAGAAATCGGAAAGCAAGTCCTGGCGTTGCCGATTCGCTTCGATTGATCCGGCAAACACTAAATTTTTACCGCTATATTAATCGATTCGACCCCGATAAATTTGTGGTAGTCAATATTCCGGCGGGCGAACTGAACGTGTTTGATCGAAGTGGGAAACGGTTTTTACCCATGAAAGTCATTACGGGCAAAAAAGATAAGCGAACGCCCTGTATGACAACGTACATTAAAGACATCGTGGCCTACCCCTACTGGAATGTTCCGAAAAGTATTGCGATCAACGAAATGCTGCCCAAAATCAGGAAAAACCTGGCCTTCCTGAACAATCAGAATTTGCAGGTACTGGACAGTCGAAATCGTGAAGTAGATCCCGAAGACATTGACTGGGAAAGCCTGTCTGAGACGAATTTCCCGTACCGGATACGGCAGGCATCGGGTTGCGAGAATTCGTTAGGGTTGATTAAATTCGACCTGGAAAACCCGCTGGCCATTTATCTCCACGATACCAATGGCCGCGACATGTTTACCCTCACTACCGATCGCTGGCGGAGTCATGGCTGCGTTCGGGTGCAGAAACCCGTCGAGTTAGCCAATTTCGTTCTCGGCAAACAAACCTTCGATGCTGGTTTTATGAACCGCTGCCTGATCGATCAAAAGCCACAGACGCTGTCTATTCCCAAACGATTCCCGGTTTTTATCACCTATAACATTGCCGATGTCGATGCGGCTGGGCAGTTGCACTTTTATAACGATGTGTACGGACTTGGTAATTGA